A genomic region of Apteryx mantelli isolate bAptMan1 chromosome 12, bAptMan1.hap1, whole genome shotgun sequence contains the following coding sequences:
- the NISCH gene encoding nischarin isoform X1, with protein sequence MEAAAAGEDGEEPPRGARVLGSELVETYTVYIIQVSVGNHQWTVKHRYSDFHDLHEKLVSEKKIDKNLLPPKKIIGKNSKSLVEKRQKELEVYLQTLLVKFPITAPKVLSHFLHFHLYEINGITAALAEELFHRGEQLLMAGEVFSIRPLQLYAVTQQLLQGKPTCANGDAKTDLGHILDFTCRLKYLKVTGTGGPFGTSNIQEHLLPFDLSIFKSLHQIEINHCGAKLIKGLTSSKHALATMSVRFSATSMKEILVPEASEFDQWEPEGATSNCPVTAVIPTWRTLTTLDMSHNSISQIDDSVKLIPKIEFLDLSHNGVSLVENLQHLYNLVHLDLSYNKLTSLEGVHTKLGNIKTLNLAGNQLERLCGLNKLYSLVNLDLSNNKIEQIDEVRNIGSLPCLEKVVLSSNPLSIIPDYRTKVLAQFGDRASEVCLDNIVTTEKELDTVEVLKAIQKAKEVKYKLSNSDKKISEDSRLTAASSKSNCSSLTVRPSSPSLPRPVSSSQEIIHRETVLASSSLQSSGSTPTDHTVPQRCFEMSDSRCKNQAPASLLDSSKEYGRGHHTCLDHSEEEHCAVPDPCNTVILPFNCMSYTATNQDFIQHLSALIVQTVQRSPPSFTENKGNPLGDSRTTEKEDGYFEMGLHEGDQTFKFSIASDTQSSDNTAAESVDVVKILWSFSIHVHKGLRQFASCLVLTDSMIAVFEIPHQELRGNCQHIPSALKLTLCFPYTDLTEFGFLMPEICLTLKLKNSDNCLFVLSDSQNLQDFYSCLHTCCSQHCTSVLPSSTLYCGKANLQEFVCQLMELNCISSEDVEIKGCFPTYLVYGNKTNVQKALCQPESADNNKAWSKNTLCSALYSAMYKSSDQGPCVFHPCWIFLTPQRLYVVKVDFSVLPGKWVGAEDLRSIFKLSRIPLASVVLHPTHGSIQQKGSFLDGHVLELLVGYRFVTAVFVLPHEKFRFLRIYSLLRTLLQDVKTIVIFKASNKSDSVRNHFLESNRHSQSASFCKPHLTLSSLYPSEFLMQKITEDNQIPVHIHVSVSLQYVAGLKGNALIEFFHNNIAEVENEELRHLMWSSVLFYKTPDVEVMACVLLSTKAIYFLLDDSLIRAHEHQSDFWTQENSDCENNSFHLSCCFVLKLNDLQSVNVGLFDQYFRITGHSADHIVTCLTRDSYNTHAFIQQLMAVLSLLARTPSPEPVDKDFYSEFGNKNTGKMENYELIHSSRVKFIYPNEEEIGDLAFLVAEKMDGLTNLQSLNILLYVLAFQVHHVEGSAQNCSLLQPKTLILTSSDLFLFDEDYISYPLPEFAKEPPKKDKYQLADGRRIRDLDRVLMGYQTYPQALTFVFDDVQNQDLMQNLTLDHFGESDSAPKGHAKQEGNRNREIQWYVFIPSAESREKLISLLARQWEILCGRELPLELTG encoded by the exons gAGATCAATGGAATCACTGCTGCACTGGCTGAAGAGCTCTTTCACAGAG GAGAGCAGTTGTTAATGGCTGGAGAAGTCTTTAGCATCAGACCCTTGCAGTTGTATGCTGTCACTCAACAGTTGCTACAGGGGAAGCCTACATGTGCTAACGGAGATGCCAAAACAGATCTAGGTCATATTCTGGATTTCACCTGTAGACTCAAGTATTTAAAG GTCACTGGAACAGGAGGACCTTTTGGAACCAGTAACATTCAGGAGCATCTCTTGCCTTTTGATCTGTCCATTTTTAAGTCGCTTCACCAAATAGAG ataaatCATTGCGGGGCAAAACTTATTAAAGGGTTGACTTCATCAAAGCATGCTCTAGCCACAATGAGTGTTCGATTTTCAGCAACATCGATGAAG GAAATCCTCGTGCCTGAGGCCTCTGAGTTTGATCAGTGGGAGCCAGAGGGTGCAACTTCAAATTGTCCAGTGACAGCAGTTATCCCAACTTGGAGAACTTTAACGACTTTAGATATGAGTCACAATAGCATATCTCAAATTGATGATTCAGTG AAATTAATTCCGAAGATTGAATTCCTGGATTTGAGTCACAATGGGGTGTCATTGGTAGAAAATTTACAG CATCTTTACAACCTTGTTCACCTGGACTTATCCTACAACAAGCTTACATCACTAGAAGGTGTTCACACAAAACTAGGAAACATCAAAACTCTGAATTTAGCAGGAAATCAATTGGAAAGGCTGTGTGGTCTTAACAAACTGTACTCATTAGTCAACTTGGATCTGAGCAACAACAAAATAGAACAG ATTGATGAAGTAAGAAATATAGGAAGCCTCCCATGCTTGGAAAAGGTGGTCTTATCCAGCAATCCTTTGAGCATCATTCCTGATTACCGGACCAAAGTGCTTGCTCAGTTTGGGGACAGGGCCTCAGAG GTCTGTTTGGATAACATTGTTACCACAGAAAAGGAACTAGACACTGTGGAAGTGCTGAAAGCTATTCAAAAAGCAAAGGAGGTGAAGTACAAACTGAGCAACTCAGATAAAAAG ATCAGTGAGGACTCCAGGCTCACTGCTGCCAGCTCCAAATCAAACTGTTCTTCTCTTACTGTTcgtccttcctctccctctctgcctCGTCCTGTCAGCTCCAGCCAAG AAATAATTCATAGAGAAACAGTCCTAGCCAGTAGTTCTTTGCAGTCCAGTGGTTCGACTCCTACAGACCATACAGTTCCCCAGAGATGCTTCGAAATGTCAGACTCCAGATGTAAAAATCAG GCACCTGCCTCTCTATTGGACTCAtccaaagaatatggaagagGTCATCATACGTG TTTGGATCATTCAGAGGAAGAACACTGTGCAGTGCCTGACCCCTGTAATACCGTCATCTTGCCTTTTAATTGTATGTCATACACTGCCACAAACCAGGATTTTATCCAGCACCTTTCTGCCTTGATAGTGCAGACTGTGCAGAGGTCACCCCCCTCCTTTACAGAGAATAAAGGAAACCCTCTGGGTGATTCCAGAACCACAGAAAAAGAAGATGGATATTTTGAAATGGGACTTCATGAAGGAGATCAGACTTTCAAGTTCAGCATTGCTTCAGATACTCAGTCATCTGACAACACAGCAGCAGAGAGTGTTGATGTAGTCAAAATCCTCTGGAGTTTTTCTATTCACGTTCATAAAGGACTCAGGCAGTTTGCTTCCTGTTTGGTTTTGACTGATAGTATGATAGCTGTGTTTGAGATTCCTCATCAGGAATTGAGAGGAAACTGCCAGCATATCCCTTCTGCCTTGAAGTTAACACTGTGTTTTCCATACACTGATCTGACGGAATTTGGCTTTCTTATGCCAGAAATCTGTTTAACACTCAAGCTGAAAAACAGTGACAACTGCTTGTTTGTTCTTTCAGATTCCCAGAATCTTCAAGACTTTTACTCCTGTTTACACACGTGTTGCTCTCAACACTGCACATCAGTGTTACCGAGCTCCACATTGTACTGTGGAAAAGCAAACCTCCAAGAGTTTGTCTGTCAGCTTATGGAATTGAATTGCATATCATCAGAGGATGTTGAGATAAAAGGTTGTTTCCCAACGTATCTTGTTTACGGGAATAAAACTAATGTTCAGAAGGCCTTGTGTCAACCAGAGTCAGCTGACAATAACAAAGCATGGTCCAAAAATACTTTGTGTTCTgcactttattcagcaatgtatAAATCTTCTGATCAGGGTCCCTGTGTGTTTCATCCCTGTTGGATATTTCTAACACCCCAGCGTTTGTACGTAGTTAAGGTAGATTTCAGTGTACTGCCAGGCAAATGGGTAGGTGCAGAAGACTTGAGAAGTATATTCAAGCTGAGTAGGATTCCACTAGCATCAGTTGTGTTGCATCCGACTCATGGTTCCATCCAGCAGAAAGGTTCATTTTTGGATGGGCATGTGCTGGAGTTGCTTGTTGGATACAGATTTGTTACAGCAGTATTTGTTCTACCTCATGAGAAATTCCGCTTCCTAAGAATCTACAGTCTGTTAAGAACACTCCTGCAGGATGTTAAGACTATTGTTATTTTCAAAGCTTCAAACAAATCGGATTCTGTAAGAAATCACTTCTTGGAGTCCAACAGACACAGTCAGTCAGCAAG CTTTTGCAAGCCTCATCTGACACTGTCATCTTTATATCCATCTGAATTTCTTATGCAGAAGATTACAGAAGATAACCAGATTCCAGTTCACATTCATGTTTCTGTGTCTCTGCAGTATGTTGCTGGGCTGAAAGGAAATGCCCTAATTGAGTTTTTCCATAACAACATTGCAGAG GTGGAAAACGAAGAACTGAGGCATCTCATGTGGTCTTCGGTTTTGTTTTACAAAACACCTGATGTGGAAGTGATGGCTTGTGTGCTTCTCTCAACAAAAGCTATTTACTTTCTGTTAGATGATTCTCTCATTCGTGCTCATGAGCACCAGTCAG ATTTTTGGACTCAAGAAAACTCAGATTGCGAAAATAACTCTTTCCACCTCTCTTGCTGCTTTGTGCTAAAACTTAATGATCTGCAGTCAGTAAATGTTGGCCTGTTTGACCAATACTTCAGAATTACTG GACACTCTGCAGATCATATAGTCACCTGCTTGACAAGAGATAGTTACAACACTCATGCCTTTATACAGCAGCTCATGGCGGTTTTGTCATTGCTGGCACGCACACCTTCACCTGAACCAGTAGATAAAGACTTCTACTCTGAGTTTGGGAATAAAAACACAG GAAAAATGGAGAATTATGAACTGATTCACTCTAGCAGAGTAAAATTTATTTATCCCAATGAAGAGGAAATTGGGGACCTCGCTTTTCTAGTGGCAGAGAAGATGGATGGTTTGACTAATCTTCAGTCCCTCAATATCCTTTTGTATGTGCTGGCATTTCAAGTACATCATGTAGAAGGATCTGCCCAAAACTGTAGTTTGCTTCAGCCTAAAACACTAATATTAACCAGCTCTGATTTGTTTCTCTTCGATGAAGATTATATCAGTTACCCACTACCTGAATTTGCTAAGGAACCACCAAAGAAAGATAAGTATCAGCTTGCAGATGGCAGACGAATCCGGGATTTAGATAGAGTACTTATGGGTTATCAGACATATCCACAGGCCCTCACATTTGTGTTTGATGATGTTCAAAACCAGGATCTGATGCAGAATTTAACACTGGATCACTTTGGAGAGAGTGATAGTGCCCCAAAGGGACATGCTAAACAAGAAGGCAACAGGAATAGAGAGATCCAATGGTATGTCTTTATCCCAAGTGCGGAAAGCCGAGAGAAGTTAATTTCTTTGCTTGCAAGACAGTGGGAGATACTCTGTGGTAGGGAACTGCCTTTGGAACTCACTGGGTAA
- the NISCH gene encoding nischarin isoform X2: protein MEAAAAGEDGEEPPRGARVLGSELVETYTVYIIQVSVGNHQWTVKHRYSDFHDLHEKLVSEKKIDKNLLPPKKIIGKNSKSLVEKRQKELEVYLQTLLVKFPITAPKVLSHFLHFHLYEINGITAALAEELFHRGEQLLMAGEVFSIRPLQLYAVTQQLLQGKPTCANGDAKTDLGHILDFTCRLKYLKVTGTGGPFGTSNIQEHLLPFDLSIFKSLHQIEINHCGAKLIKGLTSSKHALATMSVRFSATSMKEILVPEASEFDQWEPEGATSNCPVTAVIPTWRTLTTLDMSHNSISQIDDSVHLYNLVHLDLSYNKLTSLEGVHTKLGNIKTLNLAGNQLERLCGLNKLYSLVNLDLSNNKIEQIDEVRNIGSLPCLEKVVLSSNPLSIIPDYRTKVLAQFGDRASEVCLDNIVTTEKELDTVEVLKAIQKAKEVKYKLSNSDKKISEDSRLTAASSKSNCSSLTVRPSSPSLPRPVSSSQEIIHRETVLASSSLQSSGSTPTDHTVPQRCFEMSDSRCKNQAPASLLDSSKEYGRGHHTCLDHSEEEHCAVPDPCNTVILPFNCMSYTATNQDFIQHLSALIVQTVQRSPPSFTENKGNPLGDSRTTEKEDGYFEMGLHEGDQTFKFSIASDTQSSDNTAAESVDVVKILWSFSIHVHKGLRQFASCLVLTDSMIAVFEIPHQELRGNCQHIPSALKLTLCFPYTDLTEFGFLMPEICLTLKLKNSDNCLFVLSDSQNLQDFYSCLHTCCSQHCTSVLPSSTLYCGKANLQEFVCQLMELNCISSEDVEIKGCFPTYLVYGNKTNVQKALCQPESADNNKAWSKNTLCSALYSAMYKSSDQGPCVFHPCWIFLTPQRLYVVKVDFSVLPGKWVGAEDLRSIFKLSRIPLASVVLHPTHGSIQQKGSFLDGHVLELLVGYRFVTAVFVLPHEKFRFLRIYSLLRTLLQDVKTIVIFKASNKSDSVRNHFLESNRHSQSASFCKPHLTLSSLYPSEFLMQKITEDNQIPVHIHVSVSLQYVAGLKGNALIEFFHNNIAEVENEELRHLMWSSVLFYKTPDVEVMACVLLSTKAIYFLLDDSLIRAHEHQSDFWTQENSDCENNSFHLSCCFVLKLNDLQSVNVGLFDQYFRITGHSADHIVTCLTRDSYNTHAFIQQLMAVLSLLARTPSPEPVDKDFYSEFGNKNTGKMENYELIHSSRVKFIYPNEEEIGDLAFLVAEKMDGLTNLQSLNILLYVLAFQVHHVEGSAQNCSLLQPKTLILTSSDLFLFDEDYISYPLPEFAKEPPKKDKYQLADGRRIRDLDRVLMGYQTYPQALTFVFDDVQNQDLMQNLTLDHFGESDSAPKGHAKQEGNRNREIQWYVFIPSAESREKLISLLARQWEILCGRELPLELTG, encoded by the exons gAGATCAATGGAATCACTGCTGCACTGGCTGAAGAGCTCTTTCACAGAG GAGAGCAGTTGTTAATGGCTGGAGAAGTCTTTAGCATCAGACCCTTGCAGTTGTATGCTGTCACTCAACAGTTGCTACAGGGGAAGCCTACATGTGCTAACGGAGATGCCAAAACAGATCTAGGTCATATTCTGGATTTCACCTGTAGACTCAAGTATTTAAAG GTCACTGGAACAGGAGGACCTTTTGGAACCAGTAACATTCAGGAGCATCTCTTGCCTTTTGATCTGTCCATTTTTAAGTCGCTTCACCAAATAGAG ataaatCATTGCGGGGCAAAACTTATTAAAGGGTTGACTTCATCAAAGCATGCTCTAGCCACAATGAGTGTTCGATTTTCAGCAACATCGATGAAG GAAATCCTCGTGCCTGAGGCCTCTGAGTTTGATCAGTGGGAGCCAGAGGGTGCAACTTCAAATTGTCCAGTGACAGCAGTTATCCCAACTTGGAGAACTTTAACGACTTTAGATATGAGTCACAATAGCATATCTCAAATTGATGATTCAGTG CATCTTTACAACCTTGTTCACCTGGACTTATCCTACAACAAGCTTACATCACTAGAAGGTGTTCACACAAAACTAGGAAACATCAAAACTCTGAATTTAGCAGGAAATCAATTGGAAAGGCTGTGTGGTCTTAACAAACTGTACTCATTAGTCAACTTGGATCTGAGCAACAACAAAATAGAACAG ATTGATGAAGTAAGAAATATAGGAAGCCTCCCATGCTTGGAAAAGGTGGTCTTATCCAGCAATCCTTTGAGCATCATTCCTGATTACCGGACCAAAGTGCTTGCTCAGTTTGGGGACAGGGCCTCAGAG GTCTGTTTGGATAACATTGTTACCACAGAAAAGGAACTAGACACTGTGGAAGTGCTGAAAGCTATTCAAAAAGCAAAGGAGGTGAAGTACAAACTGAGCAACTCAGATAAAAAG ATCAGTGAGGACTCCAGGCTCACTGCTGCCAGCTCCAAATCAAACTGTTCTTCTCTTACTGTTcgtccttcctctccctctctgcctCGTCCTGTCAGCTCCAGCCAAG AAATAATTCATAGAGAAACAGTCCTAGCCAGTAGTTCTTTGCAGTCCAGTGGTTCGACTCCTACAGACCATACAGTTCCCCAGAGATGCTTCGAAATGTCAGACTCCAGATGTAAAAATCAG GCACCTGCCTCTCTATTGGACTCAtccaaagaatatggaagagGTCATCATACGTG TTTGGATCATTCAGAGGAAGAACACTGTGCAGTGCCTGACCCCTGTAATACCGTCATCTTGCCTTTTAATTGTATGTCATACACTGCCACAAACCAGGATTTTATCCAGCACCTTTCTGCCTTGATAGTGCAGACTGTGCAGAGGTCACCCCCCTCCTTTACAGAGAATAAAGGAAACCCTCTGGGTGATTCCAGAACCACAGAAAAAGAAGATGGATATTTTGAAATGGGACTTCATGAAGGAGATCAGACTTTCAAGTTCAGCATTGCTTCAGATACTCAGTCATCTGACAACACAGCAGCAGAGAGTGTTGATGTAGTCAAAATCCTCTGGAGTTTTTCTATTCACGTTCATAAAGGACTCAGGCAGTTTGCTTCCTGTTTGGTTTTGACTGATAGTATGATAGCTGTGTTTGAGATTCCTCATCAGGAATTGAGAGGAAACTGCCAGCATATCCCTTCTGCCTTGAAGTTAACACTGTGTTTTCCATACACTGATCTGACGGAATTTGGCTTTCTTATGCCAGAAATCTGTTTAACACTCAAGCTGAAAAACAGTGACAACTGCTTGTTTGTTCTTTCAGATTCCCAGAATCTTCAAGACTTTTACTCCTGTTTACACACGTGTTGCTCTCAACACTGCACATCAGTGTTACCGAGCTCCACATTGTACTGTGGAAAAGCAAACCTCCAAGAGTTTGTCTGTCAGCTTATGGAATTGAATTGCATATCATCAGAGGATGTTGAGATAAAAGGTTGTTTCCCAACGTATCTTGTTTACGGGAATAAAACTAATGTTCAGAAGGCCTTGTGTCAACCAGAGTCAGCTGACAATAACAAAGCATGGTCCAAAAATACTTTGTGTTCTgcactttattcagcaatgtatAAATCTTCTGATCAGGGTCCCTGTGTGTTTCATCCCTGTTGGATATTTCTAACACCCCAGCGTTTGTACGTAGTTAAGGTAGATTTCAGTGTACTGCCAGGCAAATGGGTAGGTGCAGAAGACTTGAGAAGTATATTCAAGCTGAGTAGGATTCCACTAGCATCAGTTGTGTTGCATCCGACTCATGGTTCCATCCAGCAGAAAGGTTCATTTTTGGATGGGCATGTGCTGGAGTTGCTTGTTGGATACAGATTTGTTACAGCAGTATTTGTTCTACCTCATGAGAAATTCCGCTTCCTAAGAATCTACAGTCTGTTAAGAACACTCCTGCAGGATGTTAAGACTATTGTTATTTTCAAAGCTTCAAACAAATCGGATTCTGTAAGAAATCACTTCTTGGAGTCCAACAGACACAGTCAGTCAGCAAG CTTTTGCAAGCCTCATCTGACACTGTCATCTTTATATCCATCTGAATTTCTTATGCAGAAGATTACAGAAGATAACCAGATTCCAGTTCACATTCATGTTTCTGTGTCTCTGCAGTATGTTGCTGGGCTGAAAGGAAATGCCCTAATTGAGTTTTTCCATAACAACATTGCAGAG GTGGAAAACGAAGAACTGAGGCATCTCATGTGGTCTTCGGTTTTGTTTTACAAAACACCTGATGTGGAAGTGATGGCTTGTGTGCTTCTCTCAACAAAAGCTATTTACTTTCTGTTAGATGATTCTCTCATTCGTGCTCATGAGCACCAGTCAG ATTTTTGGACTCAAGAAAACTCAGATTGCGAAAATAACTCTTTCCACCTCTCTTGCTGCTTTGTGCTAAAACTTAATGATCTGCAGTCAGTAAATGTTGGCCTGTTTGACCAATACTTCAGAATTACTG GACACTCTGCAGATCATATAGTCACCTGCTTGACAAGAGATAGTTACAACACTCATGCCTTTATACAGCAGCTCATGGCGGTTTTGTCATTGCTGGCACGCACACCTTCACCTGAACCAGTAGATAAAGACTTCTACTCTGAGTTTGGGAATAAAAACACAG GAAAAATGGAGAATTATGAACTGATTCACTCTAGCAGAGTAAAATTTATTTATCCCAATGAAGAGGAAATTGGGGACCTCGCTTTTCTAGTGGCAGAGAAGATGGATGGTTTGACTAATCTTCAGTCCCTCAATATCCTTTTGTATGTGCTGGCATTTCAAGTACATCATGTAGAAGGATCTGCCCAAAACTGTAGTTTGCTTCAGCCTAAAACACTAATATTAACCAGCTCTGATTTGTTTCTCTTCGATGAAGATTATATCAGTTACCCACTACCTGAATTTGCTAAGGAACCACCAAAGAAAGATAAGTATCAGCTTGCAGATGGCAGACGAATCCGGGATTTAGATAGAGTACTTATGGGTTATCAGACATATCCACAGGCCCTCACATTTGTGTTTGATGATGTTCAAAACCAGGATCTGATGCAGAATTTAACACTGGATCACTTTGGAGAGAGTGATAGTGCCCCAAAGGGACATGCTAAACAAGAAGGCAACAGGAATAGAGAGATCCAATGGTATGTCTTTATCCCAAGTGCGGAAAGCCGAGAGAAGTTAATTTCTTTGCTTGCAAGACAGTGGGAGATACTCTGTGGTAGGGAACTGCCTTTGGAACTCACTGGGTAA